One genomic region from Jilunia laotingensis encodes:
- a CDS encoding SusC/RagA family TonB-linked outer membrane protein, whose translation MKTKRKSLYKYVLVAGLCSIWVPDALATIPSAASQTVQQQEQLVKGQVVDKSGEPIVGATVVEKRNTSNGTITDMDGHFSIKVPANTTLVFSYIGFKSAEYPTDGLNGKTIVLEEDALNLDEVVVTGYTSQKKADLTGSVSVIKVDQLKSGSYGNAMKAAQGKVAGMSISANGSPNPNATIRIRGEGTLNVNDPLYIIDGVPTTRSMSELATMDIESIQVLKDASSASIYGSRAANGVIIITTRKGKKGTTVDFNASYTLVSSKKPYELMNTEQRGIAQYWAIKNDNPDADPNVVGIGGLYQYQDHKDSNGNYVLDKVTWKEFLDDAHTMRSADTDWQKEILRTGQIQQYGLTLSTGTDAGRAIFSVDYYDNKGTIDGSFYQRFNGRVNSDFSLLNGRLKIGENFTISKWRESDNIGDGNLAGCKSLMSIVPVHTVDGEGWGGPIGGMSDRQNPARLIADNKQNHHDNLRLFGNVYASIEFMKGLTFRSSFGVDGVGSWKRTMDYKYKSGFLSEDKNKVYQESYFDLSCTNSNVLQYVFDANKSNFDIMLGQETITHTYQQHWGSRRNIALENDDYMWLSAGESEKDNGSGAVKNAMISWFGKINYNYDSRYLASVTLRRDASSVFGSNNRWATFPAFSLGWVISNESFFENLTSVIPQLKLRYGWGQNGNSSIDAYSSYQFYESLYDKGSIDDWNWGTAYDFTGQGGALPSGFRRTQTGNPDLKWETTSQHNFGLDFALFNNKLSGSFDYYLKYTRDILMKPGTVATVGEGGQRWLNGADIDNKGFEITLNYNDQFGDLGLNISGVFSHNEQTIVKVPDDVINNFAGNGKDQNIMGRPKNSMFGYVATGLFQSQEEVDAAPTQTGAAPGRIRYKDINKDGKINDEDRTWIGVENPALEYGVTVGLTYKNFDFSIFFNGVVGKDLNVSGWKSWTDIYALSTSGENYGVRMLDAWTPNNTSSTIPALSINNYNDEGRMSTYYVESGSYMKIRNIELGYSLPAAFAKSIKLQKARIALRADNVATFKKTWGDNAYTGLDPETPGSSYPLPFSMTMSLNVTF comes from the coding sequence ATGAAAACAAAAAGAAAATCACTGTACAAGTATGTACTTGTCGCCGGCCTATGCAGTATATGGGTACCGGATGCATTGGCAACAATCCCCTCTGCGGCATCGCAAACAGTGCAGCAACAGGAACAACTCGTCAAAGGACAAGTAGTAGACAAATCCGGAGAACCCATCGTAGGGGCTACCGTTGTCGAGAAGCGTAACACAAGCAATGGAACCATCACCGACATGGATGGACATTTCTCAATCAAAGTCCCCGCCAACACGACATTAGTTTTCAGCTACATCGGATTCAAAAGTGCAGAGTACCCAACGGATGGCCTCAACGGAAAGACAATCGTACTGGAAGAAGACGCACTGAATCTGGACGAAGTAGTAGTGACAGGTTATACCTCGCAAAAGAAGGCAGACCTGACCGGTTCGGTTTCCGTAATAAAAGTCGACCAGCTCAAATCAGGCTCTTATGGCAACGCCATGAAGGCGGCACAGGGTAAAGTAGCCGGTATGTCGATTTCGGCAAACGGTTCACCGAACCCTAACGCGACCATCAGAATTCGCGGTGAGGGAACCCTGAACGTCAACGACCCACTCTACATCATCGATGGAGTGCCGACCACCCGTTCCATGTCCGAACTCGCCACCATGGATATCGAGTCCATACAGGTGTTGAAGGATGCCTCCTCAGCCTCTATTTATGGTTCACGCGCAGCCAATGGAGTTATCATCATTACCACCCGTAAAGGAAAGAAAGGAACCACTGTTGATTTCAACGCATCCTATACCCTCGTCAGCAGCAAGAAGCCTTATGAGCTGATGAACACCGAACAACGAGGTATCGCACAGTACTGGGCCATTAAGAACGACAATCCGGATGCCGATCCAAACGTAGTAGGTATCGGTGGACTGTACCAATACCAAGACCATAAGGACTCAAACGGCAACTATGTTCTGGACAAAGTGACCTGGAAAGAGTTTCTGGATGATGCCCACACCATGAGATCGGCCGATACGGACTGGCAGAAAGAGATTCTGAGAACCGGGCAGATTCAGCAATACGGATTGACATTGTCAACCGGAACAGATGCCGGCCGTGCCATTTTTTCAGTAGACTATTACGATAACAAAGGAACGATTGACGGCAGCTTCTACCAGCGTTTCAACGGACGTGTGAACTCAGACTTCAGTCTTCTGAACGGACGCTTGAAAATAGGCGAGAACTTCACAATCTCCAAATGGAGAGAGAGTGACAACATCGGTGACGGCAATCTCGCAGGATGTAAATCACTGATGTCTATCGTCCCCGTACACACCGTGGATGGTGAAGGTTGGGGCGGTCCCATCGGCGGCATGAGCGACCGTCAGAATCCGGCACGCCTGATTGCGGATAACAAACAGAATCACCACGACAACCTCCGCCTGTTCGGTAACGTATATGCAAGCATCGAATTCATGAAAGGACTTACTTTCCGCAGTTCTTTCGGTGTGGACGGTGTAGGTTCCTGGAAACGGACGATGGATTACAAATACAAATCCGGCTTCCTGAGTGAAGATAAGAATAAGGTGTATCAGGAATCCTATTTTGATTTGAGTTGCACCAACAGTAACGTGTTGCAATATGTATTTGATGCAAACAAGAGCAATTTCGACATCATGCTCGGTCAGGAAACCATCACGCATACTTATCAGCAGCATTGGGGCAGTCGTAGAAACATTGCTCTGGAAAACGATGACTACATGTGGCTCAGTGCCGGCGAGTCGGAAAAGGACAATGGAAGCGGAGCCGTAAAGAACGCAATGATTTCATGGTTCGGAAAAATCAACTACAACTATGACAGCCGCTACCTTGCTTCCGTGACTTTAAGAAGGGACGCTTCGTCCGTATTCGGTTCAAACAACCGGTGGGCTACCTTCCCTGCATTCTCTTTAGGATGGGTCATCAGCAACGAAAGTTTCTTTGAAAACCTGACTTCGGTGATCCCCCAGTTGAAATTGCGTTATGGTTGGGGACAGAACGGTAATTCAAGTATCGATGCTTACTCCTCCTATCAATTTTACGAATCCTTGTATGACAAAGGCAGCATTGACGACTGGAACTGGGGTACTGCGTATGACTTTACGGGACAAGGCGGTGCTTTGCCCTCCGGCTTCCGCCGCACACAGACCGGCAATCCCGACTTAAAATGGGAAACGACCTCACAGCACAATTTCGGTTTGGACTTCGCGCTGTTTAACAATAAGTTGAGCGGTTCGTTCGATTACTACCTGAAGTATACACGCGACATCCTGATGAAACCCGGTACGGTAGCCACCGTAGGTGAAGGAGGACAAAGATGGCTGAACGGTGCGGACATCGACAATAAAGGTTTTGAAATAACCCTGAACTATAACGACCAATTCGGTGACTTGGGATTGAACATCAGCGGTGTGTTCTCTCACAATGAACAAACGATTGTGAAGGTGCCGGACGATGTCATCAACAACTTTGCCGGAAACGGGAAAGACCAGAATATCATGGGCCGTCCCAAAAATTCCATGTTCGGATATGTAGCAACAGGATTGTTCCAATCCCAGGAAGAGGTAGATGCAGCCCCGACACAGACAGGTGCCGCTCCGGGACGTATCCGTTACAAAGACATCAATAAGGATGGCAAAATCAACGATGAAGACCGCACCTGGATCGGAGTAGAGAATCCGGCACTGGAATACGGTGTTACAGTGGGATTAACTTATAAAAATTTCGACTTCAGCATCTTCTTCAACGGAGTTGTGGGCAAGGACTTGAACGTAAGCGGCTGGAAGAGCTGGACAGATATCTATGCCCTGAGTACGAGCGGTGAGAATTATGGTGTACGCATGTTGGATGCTTGGACTCCCAACAATACAAGTTCTACCATTCCGGCACTCTCCATCAACAATTACAATGACGAAGGCCGTATGTCCACTTATTATGTAGAGAGCGGATCGTATATGAAGATCCGGAACATTGAGTTAGGTTACTCCCTGCCGGCAGCTTTCGCTAAGTCTATCAAGCTCCAGAAAGCTAGAATCGCTTTGAGAGCCGACAATGTAGCAACCTTCAAGAAAACGTGGGGCGATAATGCCTATACCGGACTCGACCCGGAAACACCCGGCAGCAGTTATCCGCTCCCCTTCTCCATGACCATGTCTTTAAACGTAACTTTTTAA
- a CDS encoding virulence RhuM family protein: MNVENKIILYQDDNEITRISVRFADEDLWLTQNQLADIYCTTKQNISQHIDNILNDGELDQNRTVKEFLTVRQEGTRQVQRSVMHYNLDMIIALGYRVQSQIATRFRRWATQRLHEYIQKGFAMDDERLKQGGNRYFRELLQRIRDIRSSERNFYQQVTDIYATATDYDPRDGMTKMFFATVQNKLHYAVHENTAAEIIYNRVDNEKPFVGMTNFKGNYVTKDDVKIAKNYLSEIELQRLNLLVSGFLDFAEFQALEMNPMTMKDWIEALDNQIIAHKRKVLIGKGNISHKQAIEKAEKEFAIYRKREMDLLESDFDKEIKKLKDNK, from the coding sequence ATGAACGTAGAAAACAAAATAATACTCTACCAAGACGATAACGAAATAACTCGCATATCGGTACGCTTTGCTGATGAAGATTTGTGGCTGACACAAAATCAGTTGGCGGATATATATTGTACAACCAAACAGAATATCAGTCAGCATATAGATAATATATTAAACGATGGTGAGTTAGACCAAAATCGAACCGTAAAGGAATTCTTGACAGTTCGGCAAGAAGGAACACGACAGGTACAACGAAGTGTTATGCACTATAATCTTGATATGATTATTGCCTTAGGCTATCGTGTCCAATCGCAGATAGCGACTCGTTTCCGTCGCTGGGCTACACAACGGCTTCACGAATATATTCAGAAAGGATTTGCAATGGATGATGAACGGCTGAAGCAAGGAGGAAATCGTTATTTCCGGGAGCTATTACAGCGTATTAGAGATATTCGTAGCAGTGAACGCAACTTTTATCAACAGGTGACGGATATATATGCAACAGCGACAGACTATGATCCACGAGACGGGATGACAAAAATGTTTTTTGCCACCGTACAAAACAAGTTGCATTATGCCGTTCACGAAAATACTGCTGCCGAAATCATATACAATCGTGTGGATAATGAAAAGCCATTTGTAGGCATGACAAATTTTAAAGGCAACTATGTTACTAAAGACGATGTGAAAATAGCTAAGAACTATTTGTCTGAGATTGAACTCCAACGTTTGAATCTGCTTGTTTCTGGTTTCTTGGATTTTGCAGAGTTTCAAGCATTGGAAATGAATCCTATGACGATGAAAGACTGGATAGAGGCTTTAGATAATCAAATTATTGCTCATAAACGGAAAGTTTTGATTGGCAAGGGAAACATTTCGCACAAACAAGCGATTGAAAAAGCTGAAAAAGAGTTCGCTATCTATCGCAAACGTGAAATGGATTTATTGGAAAGTGATTTTGATAAGGAAATCAAGAAGTTGAAAGATAATAAATAA
- a CDS encoding riboflavin synthase — translation MFSGIVEEYATLVALVKDQENIHFTFKCSFVSELKIDQSISHNGVCLTVVSLTDDTYTVTAMKETLERSNLGLLKVGDKVNVERSMMMNGRLDGHIVQGHVDQTATCVDIKDADGSWYFTFKYAFDKEMAKRGYITVDKGSVTVNGVSLTVCNPTDDTFQVAIIPYTYEHTNFHTFALGSVVNIEFDIIGKYISRMIPYNS, via the coding sequence ATGTTTTCCGGAATAGTAGAAGAATATGCCACCCTTGTGGCACTTGTGAAAGATCAGGAGAATATTCATTTCACTTTCAAGTGTTCATTTGTCAGTGAACTGAAAATAGATCAAAGCATTTCGCATAATGGGGTTTGTCTGACAGTGGTCAGCCTGACCGATGACACTTACACGGTGACCGCCATGAAAGAGACGTTGGAACGTTCTAACTTAGGTTTGCTGAAAGTGGGCGACAAAGTAAATGTGGAACGCAGCATGATGATGAACGGCCGTCTGGACGGACATATCGTGCAAGGGCATGTGGATCAGACCGCCACTTGCGTCGATATCAAAGATGCGGATGGCAGCTGGTATTTTACTTTTAAATATGCTTTTGATAAAGAGATGGCGAAACGTGGATACATAACGGTGGATAAAGGGTCAGTTACCGTAAATGGTGTCAGCTTGACCGTCTGTAACCCAACGGATGATACCTTCCAGGTAGCCATCATTCCGTATACATACGAACATACCAACTTTCATACCTTTGCGTTGGGAAGTGTAGTTAACATCGAATTCGATATTATCGGCAAATATATTAGCCGGATGATACCGTATAATTCATAA